A stretch of the Hyalangium minutum genome encodes the following:
- a CDS encoding ABC transporter permease, with protein sequence MTTAQASAPARGGVGRSLSNLLYRRSTLRLLLLLTPPLLWFGVVYLGSLLALLAQSFYTFDDFTMEVTPELSWASYKALLDDANADIILRTVGMSASVTVASAVLAFPIAYYVARYTEGLRKGLFYVAIMLPMWASYIVKAYAWTVILTKGGILYWLVGKLGLDGALEWVLELPYVGGTSLSTSNLGRFLVFTYVWLPFMILPIQAAIERVPPQLLQASADLGARPAQTFRTVILPLAFPGVVAGSIFTFSLTLGDYIIPQLVGPPGLFIGSMVYTQQGSIGNLPMAAAFTVVPIVIVGIYLSIARRLGAFDAL encoded by the coding sequence ATGACGACCGCGCAGGCCAGCGCTCCCGCTCGGGGTGGGGTGGGGCGGTCGCTCTCGAATCTGCTCTACCGCCGGAGCACCCTGCGCCTGCTCCTGCTGCTCACGCCGCCGCTGCTCTGGTTCGGCGTGGTGTACCTGGGCTCGCTGCTGGCCCTGCTGGCCCAGAGCTTCTACACCTTTGATGATTTCACCATGGAGGTGACGCCGGAGCTGTCCTGGGCGAGCTACAAGGCGCTCCTGGACGATGCCAACGCGGACATCATCCTGCGCACCGTGGGCATGTCCGCCTCGGTGACGGTGGCCTCCGCGGTGCTGGCGTTTCCCATTGCCTACTACGTCGCGCGCTATACCGAGGGGCTTCGCAAGGGCCTCTTCTACGTCGCGATCATGTTGCCCATGTGGGCCAGCTACATCGTCAAGGCCTACGCCTGGACGGTGATCCTCACCAAGGGCGGCATCCTCTATTGGTTGGTGGGCAAGCTCGGGCTCGATGGCGCGCTGGAGTGGGTGCTGGAGCTGCCCTACGTGGGCGGCACCTCGCTCTCCACCTCGAACCTGGGCCGGTTCCTGGTGTTCACCTATGTGTGGCTGCCGTTCATGATCCTGCCCATCCAGGCGGCCATCGAGCGCGTGCCGCCGCAGCTGCTCCAGGCCTCGGCGGATCTGGGCGCCCGGCCCGCGCAGACCTTCCGCACCGTCATCCTGCCGCTGGCCTTCCCGGGCGTGGTGGCGGGTTCCATCTTCACCTTCTCGCTCACCCTGGGCGACTACATCATCCCGCAGCTGGTGGGGCCGCCGGGGCTCTTCATTGGCAGCATGGTCTACACGCAGCAGGGCTCCATCGGGAACCTGCCCATGGCGGCGGCCTTCACGGTGGTGCCCATCGTCATCGTCGGCATCTACCTGTCCATTGCCCGGAGACTGGGGGCCTTCGATGCGCTCTGA